A genomic segment from Bradyrhizobium diazoefficiens USDA 110 encodes:
- a CDS encoding 2-oxoacid:acceptor oxidoreductase subunit alpha: MSDKKPISSVNDFVVRFANVNGSGSASANEMFARAILRHGVPVSPRNIFPSNIQGLPTWYEVRVTEDGHLGARGGVDMMVAMNPQTWDKDVAGIEPGGYLFYDSTKPMPSTKFRDDITVIGVPLTAITNSTYTDPRQRQLFKNIIYLGALSALLDMDAKLIEQLIGEQYKGKEKLLSSNVHALHLGRDWALQNLKCPIGLRVKKSDKVGDRIFIEGNSAAALGAVYGGATVCAWYPITPSSSVAEAFTAHCKKYRHDPETGKAKYAIVQGEDELASIGIVIGASWNGARAFTATSGPGISLMTEFIGLSYFAEIPAVIMNIQRAGPSTGMPTRTQQCDIIACAYASHGDTKHVLLFPEDPAEAFEFAAAAFDLAERLQTTIFLMLDLDIGMNHRLCRPLKWDDARQYDRGKIMTAEMLEEGRDFGRYLDVDGDGIPYRTYPGTHPTKGSYFTRGTSRDRYARYSEEGPVYADNMQRLVRKFETAQDLVPRPLQANAERPTKYGVIYFGSTSPAMDEAIGLLEARGHQLDRLRIRAFPFHSSVASFLAEHDFVYVVEQNRDSQLRQLIVNENGIDPVRLVPIVHYDGSPITARFIAKAIGDHQDQLKVTPLRKAVS, encoded by the coding sequence ATGTCCGACAAAAAGCCGATCAGCAGCGTAAACGACTTCGTCGTCCGCTTCGCCAACGTCAACGGCTCGGGCTCGGCCAGCGCCAACGAGATGTTCGCGCGCGCGATCCTGCGCCATGGCGTGCCGGTCTCTCCGCGCAACATCTTCCCCTCCAACATCCAGGGCCTGCCGACCTGGTACGAGGTGCGGGTGACGGAGGACGGCCATCTCGGCGCCCGCGGCGGCGTCGACATGATGGTGGCGATGAACCCGCAGACCTGGGACAAGGACGTCGCCGGTATCGAGCCCGGCGGCTATCTGTTCTACGATTCCACCAAGCCGATGCCGTCGACGAAATTCCGCGACGACATCACCGTGATCGGCGTGCCGCTCACCGCGATCACCAACTCGACCTACACCGATCCGCGCCAGCGCCAGCTATTCAAGAACATCATCTATCTCGGCGCGCTCTCGGCGCTGCTCGACATGGACGCGAAGCTGATCGAGCAGCTGATCGGCGAGCAGTACAAGGGCAAGGAGAAGCTGCTCTCCTCCAACGTCCACGCGCTGCATCTCGGCCGCGACTGGGCCTTGCAGAACCTGAAATGCCCGATCGGGCTGCGGGTGAAGAAGTCCGACAAGGTGGGCGACCGCATCTTCATCGAGGGCAACAGCGCCGCCGCGCTCGGCGCCGTCTATGGCGGCGCCACGGTGTGCGCGTGGTATCCGATCACACCGTCCTCGTCGGTGGCGGAAGCCTTCACCGCCCATTGCAAGAAGTACCGGCACGATCCCGAGACCGGGAAGGCGAAATACGCCATCGTGCAGGGCGAGGACGAGCTTGCCTCGATCGGCATCGTGATCGGCGCCTCCTGGAACGGCGCCCGCGCCTTCACCGCGACCTCCGGCCCCGGCATCTCGCTGATGACCGAGTTCATCGGCCTTTCATATTTTGCCGAGATCCCGGCCGTGATCATGAACATCCAGCGCGCCGGGCCTTCGACGGGCATGCCGACCCGCACCCAGCAATGCGACATCATCGCCTGCGCCTATGCTTCGCACGGCGACACCAAGCATGTGCTGCTGTTCCCGGAAGATCCGGCGGAGGCGTTCGAGTTCGCGGCCGCAGCCTTCGATCTCGCCGAGCGGCTGCAAACCACGATCTTCCTGATGCTCGACCTCGACATCGGCATGAACCACCGCCTCTGCCGTCCGCTGAAGTGGGACGATGCGCGGCAGTATGACCGCGGCAAGATCATGACCGCGGAGATGCTGGAGGAAGGCCGCGACTTCGGCCGCTATCTCGACGTCGACGGCGACGGCATCCCCTACCGCACCTATCCCGGCACGCATCCGACCAAGGGCTCCTATTTTACCCGCGGTACGTCCCGGGATCGCTATGCGCGCTACTCCGAGGAAGGCCCGGTCTACGCCGACAACATGCAGCGCCTGGTGCGCAAGTTCGAGACCGCGCAGGACCTCGTGCCGCGGCCGCTGCAGGCCAATGCGGAACGGCCGACCAAATATGGCGTGATCTATTTCGGGTCCACCTCCCCCGCGATGGACGAGGCGATCGGATTGCTCGAGGCACGCGGGCATCAGCTTGATCGCCTGCGCATCCGTGCCTTCCCGTTCCACTCGAGCGTGGCGAGCTTCCTCGCCGAGCACGATTTCGTCTACGTGGTCGAGCAGAACCGCGACAGCCAGCTCCGCCAGCTCATCGTCAACGAGAACGGCATCGATCCCGTCCGCCTCGTGCCGATCGTGCATTACGACGGCTCACCAATCACCGCCCGTTTCATCGCAAAAGCCATTGGCGATCACCAGGATCAACTCAAGGTGACCCCGCTCCGCAAGGCCGTATCATGA
- a CDS encoding 2-oxoacid:ferredoxin oxidoreductase subunit beta: protein MTYIAKPKFHHPGLKKNELGYTHRDYEGKISTLCAGCGHDSITASIIEACYELSIEPHRVAKISGIGCSSKTPDYFLGNSHGFNSVHGRMPSVLTGANLANRDLIYLGVSGDGDSASIGFGQFAHSIRRAVNMTYIVENNGVYGLTKGQFSATADRGSKSKKGVTNTDNAIDLVAIALQLGATFVARSFSGDKTQLVPLIAAAIRHKGASFIDVISPCIAFNNHAGSTKSFDYVREHNDAVNRLDVLVGRDPIAVDYAPGTVQLVEQHDGSKIALRKIDADYDPHDRLGAQTFLAKHAAKGQIVTGLLYVDPDAEDLHAHLNTVETPLNTLEADTLCPGSAALDKFNASLR, encoded by the coding sequence ATGACCTATATTGCCAAGCCGAAATTCCATCATCCGGGCCTCAAGAAGAACGAGCTCGGCTACACCCATCGCGACTACGAGGGCAAGATCTCGACGCTGTGCGCCGGCTGCGGCCACGATTCGATCACGGCCTCGATCATCGAGGCCTGCTATGAGCTGTCGATCGAGCCGCACCGGGTGGCGAAGATCTCCGGCATCGGCTGCTCGTCGAAGACGCCGGACTATTTCCTCGGCAATTCGCACGGCTTCAACTCTGTGCACGGCCGCATGCCCAGCGTGCTGACCGGCGCCAACCTCGCCAATCGCGACCTGATCTATCTCGGCGTGTCCGGCGACGGCGATTCCGCCTCGATCGGCTTCGGCCAGTTCGCGCATTCGATCCGGCGCGCCGTCAACATGACCTATATCGTCGAGAACAACGGCGTCTACGGCCTCACCAAGGGCCAGTTCTCGGCGACCGCCGACCGCGGCTCGAAGTCCAAGAAGGGCGTGACCAACACCGACAACGCCATCGACCTCGTGGCGATCGCGCTGCAACTGGGCGCAACCTTCGTGGCGCGCTCGTTCTCCGGCGACAAGACCCAGCTCGTGCCGCTGATCGCGGCCGCGATCCGCCACAAGGGCGCGTCCTTCATCGACGTCATCAGCCCCTGCATCGCCTTCAACAACCATGCCGGCTCGACCAAGAGCTTTGACTATGTCCGCGAGCACAACGACGCGGTGAACCGGCTCGACGTGCTGGTCGGTCGCGATCCGATCGCCGTGGACTATGCGCCGGGCACGGTGCAATTGGTCGAGCAGCATGACGGCAGCAAGATCGCGCTGCGCAAGATCGACGCGGACTACGATCCGCATGACCGGCTCGGCGCCCAGACCTTCCTCGCGAAGCACGCCGCCAAGGGCCAGATCGTGACCGGCCTGCTCTATGTCGATCCCGACGCGGAAGACCTGCACGCGCATCTCAACACGGTCGAGACGCCGCTCAATACGCTGGAAGCGGACACGCTGTGCCCGGGCTCGGCGGCCCTGGACAAGTTCAACGCCAGCCTGCGGTGA
- a CDS encoding DUF4399 domain-containing protein, with amino-acid sequence MQILRCVALSAVLTLLPGVAFSQGKAAPKDAKVYFITPYDGQRVRAGFLVRFGLRNMGVTHAGDDYQNAGHHHLLVDVSDPIDPKEPIPQDKSHLHFGAGQTETFLELPPGTHTLQLVLGDAKHYPFEPPVVSDKITVRVRPLPQRGR; translated from the coding sequence ATGCAAATCCTTCGCTGCGTTGCGCTGTCGGCGGTGCTCACATTGCTCCCGGGCGTGGCCTTCTCGCAGGGTAAGGCTGCTCCAAAGGACGCAAAGGTTTATTTCATCACCCCGTATGACGGGCAAAGGGTGCGCGCCGGTTTCCTGGTCCGGTTCGGCTTGCGCAACATGGGCGTGACGCATGCCGGCGACGACTACCAGAACGCCGGCCATCATCATTTGCTGGTCGACGTCAGCGACCCCATCGATCCGAAGGAGCCGATCCCGCAGGACAAGTCGCATCTGCATTTCGGGGCAGGGCAGACCGAAACATTTCTCGAGCTTCCGCCCGGGACCCATACCCTTCAACTGGTGCTGGGCGACGCGAAGCACTATCCGTTCGAGCCGCCTGTCGTGTCGGACAAGATCACCGTGCGCGTCAGGCCGCTGCCTCAGCGCGGCAGATGA
- a CDS encoding SUMF1/EgtB/PvdO family nonheme iron enzyme yields MGEIRNFRSGNQNEPPSHGAMPRRLAAIIVGDIASYSRLMQADEEGTHVRVKRIERDLIEPSIVEHHGSLVKTTGDGFIAIFDSPVEAVRCSIVIQQNLIGRNASLPKHSRIEYRIGVNLGDVIIEPDDVYGDGVNIATRIEGIAEPGQVYISGAIYEQIKHKVVCGYEALGDRKVKNITDPVRIYRVLPDADAVGGTRGRRENTLIFLLSLTLLVSAAGVLWYLLAQPPGKGSEQAATPTASPVASPVQQPPARESAVPTPQPSPSLASPAPPAPTPTPSQSPTPASEPDMTAIRGGSFTMGSNDDPTERPVHQVAIKPFSIGKYPVTVREWNECAAAKACGFTAIGKDDAPVTNVSWTDAQQYAAWLAQATKKPYRLPSEAEWEYAARGGTQSKYWWGDKLQPGMAGCKDCGDAAAEQPSKVGSFKPNPFGLYDMGGGVDQWVADCWHRTYQGAPNDGSAWSGGDCSSHVLRSGSWKNDSRYVRPSNRDGYDTNVRYPTHGFRVALGP; encoded by the coding sequence ATGGGCGAAATTCGCAACTTCAGATCCGGGAATCAGAACGAGCCGCCTTCGCACGGCGCCATGCCTCGTCGTCTCGCAGCAATCATTGTCGGTGACATCGCTTCCTACAGCCGCTTGATGCAGGCCGACGAGGAAGGCACGCATGTCCGCGTCAAGCGGATTGAGCGGGACCTCATCGAGCCCAGTATCGTCGAGCACCATGGAAGCCTGGTGAAGACGACGGGCGACGGCTTCATCGCTATCTTCGATAGCCCTGTTGAGGCCGTTCGCTGCAGCATCGTCATCCAGCAGAATCTCATCGGCCGCAATGCCTCGCTTCCGAAGCACTCCCGGATCGAGTACCGAATTGGCGTCAATCTCGGCGATGTCATCATCGAGCCGGACGACGTTTACGGCGATGGCGTCAACATCGCCACGCGTATCGAGGGCATTGCCGAGCCCGGTCAGGTCTACATCTCGGGCGCGATCTACGAGCAGATCAAGCACAAGGTGGTGTGCGGCTACGAGGCCCTTGGCGACCGCAAGGTGAAGAACATCACCGACCCCGTACGCATCTATCGCGTCCTGCCCGACGCAGATGCCGTCGGCGGGACGCGAGGCCGGCGCGAGAATACCTTGATCTTTCTCCTCAGCTTGACGTTGCTGGTCAGCGCAGCCGGCGTGCTCTGGTATCTTCTGGCGCAGCCGCCCGGCAAGGGAAGCGAGCAGGCCGCCACGCCGACTGCCTCTCCGGTCGCATCTCCTGTCCAGCAGCCTCCGGCGCGCGAATCGGCCGTGCCGACGCCGCAACCGTCGCCCTCGTTGGCTTCACCTGCGCCGCCGGCACCGACGCCGACGCCCAGCCAATCGCCGACGCCCGCCAGCGAGCCGGACATGACCGCCATTCGCGGCGGTAGCTTCACGATGGGAAGCAACGACGATCCGACCGAACGCCCTGTTCACCAGGTCGCGATCAAGCCATTCTCGATCGGCAAATACCCTGTAACGGTGCGGGAGTGGAATGAATGCGCCGCCGCAAAGGCGTGTGGCTTTACGGCGATCGGGAAGGACGACGCCCCCGTCACGAATGTAAGCTGGACCGATGCCCAGCAATATGCGGCCTGGCTGGCGCAGGCGACGAAGAAGCCGTACCGGCTTCCGAGCGAAGCGGAATGGGAATATGCGGCGCGCGGCGGAACGCAGAGCAAATATTGGTGGGGCGACAAGCTCCAGCCGGGCATGGCCGGGTGCAAGGATTGCGGTGACGCAGCCGCCGAGCAGCCGTCGAAGGTCGGCAGCTTCAAACCCAATCCATTTGGACTCTACGATATGGGCGGCGGCGTCGATCAGTGGGTCGCCGATTGCTGGCACAGGACTTATCAAGGCGCGCCCAATGACGGTTCGGCATGGAGCGGTGGGGACTGCAGTTCGCACGTCCTGCGCTCGGGCTCCTGGAAGAACGATTCGAGATACGTGCGGCCGTCCAACCGCGACGGCTACGATACCAATGTTCGTTACCCGACGCATGGATTCCGCGTCGCGCTCGGTCCTTGA
- a CDS encoding STM3941 family protein, translating into MSISQNLPNLAIGYSLARLFKLLGASLLATLLCGALAFSWHYGKDIATIQIALSYFGIVFFGLTTCKTLSTLISAREPVLFITRIGIRDTRIADDTISWRSVRDISIFRYRSQKIVVLQVDPLLAGRFEGGFLKRVLSLLNKPIGADGVLVTGGLTMDGETLFETCKQYWTAGRLAYSGRAAAEPEPVH; encoded by the coding sequence ATGTCCATAAGTCAGAACTTGCCCAACCTTGCGATCGGCTATTCCCTTGCGCGGCTGTTCAAGTTGCTGGGAGCCAGCCTGCTGGCGACGCTGCTGTGCGGCGCGCTCGCATTCAGCTGGCACTATGGCAAGGACATCGCCACGATCCAGATCGCGCTCAGCTATTTCGGCATCGTGTTTTTCGGCCTGACCACCTGCAAGACGCTCTCGACATTGATCTCCGCCAGGGAGCCGGTCCTCTTCATCACCCGTATCGGCATTCGCGACACCAGGATCGCCGATGACACCATCTCGTGGAGATCGGTGAGGGACATATCGATCTTTCGGTATCGCAGCCAGAAGATCGTCGTTCTTCAGGTCGATCCTCTTCTTGCCGGGCGGTTCGAAGGCGGCTTTCTGAAGCGCGTCTTGTCGCTGCTGAACAAGCCCATTGGCGCGGACGGCGTGCTCGTCACGGGCGGCCTGACCATGGACGGCGAAACGCTGTTCGAGACCTGCAAGCAATACTGGACGGCCGGCCGGTTGGCATATTCGGGTCGCGCCGCAGCTGAGCCCGAGCCTGTCCATTAA
- a CDS encoding DsrE family protein, which produces MNRRNILWSAVSALGAALGASRAQAATEAPPSNRLKVVYHLSDAEKVNFVLGNIQNHIDGVGGPEHVTIALVIHGPALKAFHSAQANPDVSKRVGEFSKDGVELAACGNTMKAQNVTLTDLLPGFVSAEKGGVVRLAELQSQGYLYLRP; this is translated from the coding sequence ATGAACCGCCGGAACATCCTGTGGAGCGCCGTTTCAGCGCTAGGTGCGGCGCTCGGCGCCTCCCGCGCACAGGCCGCGACCGAGGCTCCGCCGTCGAACAGGCTCAAGGTCGTCTATCACCTCAGCGACGCCGAGAAGGTCAATTTCGTGCTCGGCAACATCCAGAACCACATCGACGGCGTCGGCGGCCCCGAGCACGTCACGATCGCGCTGGTGATCCACGGGCCGGCGCTGAAGGCGTTTCACTCGGCGCAGGCCAACCCCGATGTCAGCAAGCGCGTCGGCGAGTTCTCCAAGGACGGCGTCGAGCTCGCGGCCTGCGGCAACACGATGAAGGCGCAGAACGTCACGCTGACGGATCTGCTGCCGGGCTTCGTCAGCGCGGAGAAAGGCGGCGTGGTCCGCCTGGCCGAGCTCCAGTCGCAGGGATATCTCTATCTGCGGCCTTAG
- a CDS encoding ArsR/SmtB family transcription factor has product MSTAPDLLFRTLADPTRRAIFERLCREGEQTVGALTARSGVSQPAVSKHLGALKQAGLVRDRHEGRQTHYSAQPGALNPLLDWTSQMAGFWQNRLDALDDLLKRMDQ; this is encoded by the coding sequence ATGTCCACCGCTCCCGACCTCCTGTTCAGGACGCTCGCCGATCCGACCCGGCGGGCGATCTTCGAGCGGTTGTGCCGCGAGGGCGAGCAGACGGTCGGGGCACTGACGGCACGGTCGGGCGTTTCCCAGCCGGCGGTCTCGAAACATCTCGGCGCGCTGAAGCAGGCCGGCCTCGTGCGCGACCGCCATGAAGGACGCCAGACCCATTACAGCGCCCAGCCCGGTGCGCTCAATCCGCTGCTCGACTGGACCAGCCAGATGGCCGGGTTCTGGCAGAACCGGCTCGACGCACTCGACGATCTCCTGAAGAGGATGGACCAATGA
- a CDS encoding SRPBCC family protein, whose translation MTETSSETRAVVIEREFAFPAERIWRALTQPHLIEEWLMKNDFKPSVGHRFNLRGEWGGVLDCEVLTIEPQKTLAYTWNFAHEDAAFDLRSVVTFTLTPTNAGTHLRVEQAGFSPTQKQAYGGAHAGWKQFLTKLDELLARPD comes from the coding sequence ATGACCGAAACCTCGAGCGAGACCCGCGCCGTCGTCATCGAGCGCGAATTTGCCTTTCCGGCCGAGCGGATCTGGCGCGCGCTGACACAGCCGCACCTGATCGAGGAATGGCTGATGAAGAACGACTTCAAGCCGTCAGTCGGCCATCGCTTCAATCTTCGCGGCGAATGGGGCGGCGTGCTGGACTGCGAGGTGCTCACCATCGAGCCGCAGAAGACGCTCGCCTACACCTGGAATTTCGCGCATGAGGATGCGGCGTTCGACTTGCGAAGCGTCGTCACCTTCACGCTGACACCGACGAATGCGGGCACGCATCTGCGCGTCGAGCAGGCGGGCTTCAGCCCGACGCAGAAGCAGGCCTATGGCGGCGCGCATGCCGGCTGGAAGCAGTTTCTCACCAAGCTGGACGAGCTGCTGGCGCGACCGGATTGA
- a CDS encoding DUF1801 domain-containing protein, with protein sequence MKKAAAMKTSSPKDADGASASKLIDGRIKELGDWRGEMLGRIRALIKDADPDVVEEWKWRGVPVWEHDGIICTGETYKAVVKLTFAKGAALDDPAGLFNSSLDGNVRRAIDIREGEKINEKALKALIRAAVALNASKVKKKPAKTKA encoded by the coding sequence ATGAAGAAGGCCGCCGCGATGAAGACAAGCAGCCCGAAGGACGCGGACGGAGCGTCGGCGTCCAAGTTGATCGACGGCAGGATCAAGGAGCTCGGCGACTGGCGCGGCGAGATGCTCGGGCGGATTCGCGCCCTGATCAAGGACGCCGACCCTGACGTGGTCGAGGAATGGAAGTGGCGCGGCGTTCCCGTGTGGGAGCACGACGGCATCATCTGCACCGGCGAAACCTACAAGGCCGTCGTGAAGCTGACCTTTGCAAAGGGTGCGGCGCTCGATGACCCGGCCGGCCTGTTCAATTCCAGCCTCGACGGCAATGTGCGGCGCGCGATCGATATTCGCGAAGGCGAGAAAATCAACGAGAAAGCGCTGAAGGCGCTGATCCGCGCAGCCGTGGCCCTGAACGCGTCCAAGGTGAAGAAGAAGCCAGCGAAGACGAAAGCGTGA
- a CDS encoding SpoVR family protein translates to MTERLFEGADWDFHTLQRITDACEEVAKNDLGLDVYPNQIEVITAEQMLDAYSSVGMPLFYKHWSFGKHFAYHEASYRKGLMGLAYEIVINSSPCISYLMEENTATMQTLVIAHAAFGHNHFFKNNYLFKQWTDADGILDYLDFAKNYVMQCEERYGRAEVERTLDAAHALMSHGIDRYPGKKKLDLRAEEKRAGRRRQHEEEVFNDLWRTVPAGKSKSRSALSVERRRKLLGLPQENLLYFLEKSAPRLAPWQRELLRIVRHIAQYFYPQSQTKVMNEGTATYVHYRIMTKLHQQGRITDGNFLEFLGSHTNVVFQPEFDDPRFSGFNPYALGFAMMQDIERIVTSPSDEDREWFPDIAGKNDVMGVLRDVWANYRDESFIGQFLSPKLMRQLRMFHLHDDPEERAGIRVDAIHDERGFRRVRRELARQHDVGYIDANIEVVDVDLSGDRRLILHHHVIKGAQLNETDAKRVLQHLADLWTYDVALIEVDANDKVLREYVVSPRPIPAAVA, encoded by the coding sequence ATGACGGAAAGATTGTTCGAAGGCGCGGATTGGGACTTCCACACCTTGCAGCGCATCACCGATGCCTGTGAGGAGGTGGCGAAGAACGATCTCGGGCTCGACGTCTATCCGAACCAGATCGAGGTCATCACCGCCGAGCAGATGCTGGATGCCTACTCGTCGGTCGGCATGCCCCTGTTCTACAAGCACTGGTCCTTCGGCAAGCACTTCGCGTACCACGAGGCCTCCTACCGCAAGGGCCTGATGGGCCTCGCCTATGAGATCGTGATCAACTCCTCGCCCTGCATCTCCTATCTGATGGAGGAGAATACGGCGACGATGCAGACGCTGGTGATCGCGCACGCCGCCTTCGGCCACAATCACTTCTTCAAGAACAACTATCTGTTCAAGCAGTGGACCGACGCCGACGGCATTCTGGACTATCTCGATTTCGCCAAGAACTACGTCATGCAGTGCGAGGAGCGCTACGGCCGCGCCGAGGTCGAGCGTACGCTCGATGCCGCGCACGCGCTGATGTCGCACGGCATCGACCGCTACCCGGGCAAGAAGAAGCTCGACCTGCGCGCCGAGGAGAAGCGGGCAGGGCGTCGCCGCCAGCACGAGGAGGAGGTCTTCAACGACCTCTGGCGCACCGTGCCGGCGGGGAAGAGCAAGAGCCGTTCCGCGCTCAGCGTCGAGCGGCGCCGCAAGCTGCTCGGCCTGCCGCAGGAAAACCTGCTCTACTTCCTGGAAAAGAGCGCGCCGCGGCTGGCGCCCTGGCAGCGCGAATTGCTGCGCATCGTCCGCCACATCGCGCAATATTTCTATCCGCAGAGCCAGACCAAGGTGATGAACGAGGGGACGGCGACCTACGTCCACTATCGCATCATGACCAAGCTGCACCAGCAGGGCCGCATCACCGACGGCAACTTCCTCGAATTCCTGGGATCGCACACCAACGTGGTGTTCCAGCCCGAATTCGACGATCCGCGCTTCTCCGGCTTCAATCCCTACGCGCTCGGCTTCGCCATGATGCAGGACATCGAGCGCATCGTCACCAGCCCGTCGGACGAGGACCGCGAGTGGTTCCCTGACATCGCCGGCAAGAACGACGTGATGGGCGTGCTGCGCGACGTCTGGGCCAACTACCGCGACGAGAGCTTCATCGGCCAGTTCCTGAGCCCGAAGCTGATGCGGCAGCTGCGCATGTTCCATCTGCACGACGACCCCGAGGAGCGTGCCGGCATCCGCGTCGATGCCATTCACGACGAGCGCGGCTTCCGCCGCGTCCGGCGCGAGCTGGCGCGGCAGCACGATGTCGGCTACATCGACGCCAATATCGAGGTGGTCGACGTCGATCTCTCCGGCGACCGCCGGCTGATCCTGCATCACCACGTCATCAAGGGCGCACAGCTCAACGAGACCGACGCCAAGCGCGTGCTCCAGCATCTGGCGGACCTCTGGACCTACGACGTCGCGCTGATCGAGGTCGATGCCAACGACAAGGTCCTGCGTGAATATGTCGTGAGCCCGCGCCCGATCCCGGCGGCGGTGGCCTGA
- a CDS encoding YeaH/YhbH family protein produces the protein MHIIDRRLNPGGKSLENRQRFLRRAKSLVQGAVKKTSQERDIKDVLEGGEVTIPLDGMHEPRFRREGGTRDMVLPGNKKFVEGDYLQRSGQGSAKDSGPGEGDSEDAFRFVLSRDEFVDLFLDDLELPDLAKRKIAQTESEGIQRAGYTTSGSPANISVSRTVKLALARRIALKRPRKDEIEELEAAIAACTDEDERVVLLAELEKLMAKTKRIPFIDPLDIRYRRFETVPKPVAQAVMFCLMDVSGSMSEHMKDLAKRFYMLLYVFLKRRYKHVEIVFIRHTDRAEEVDEQTFFYGPASGGTLVSSALQAMHDIVRERFNPSDWNIYAAQASDGDNSYSDGELTGLLLTDKILPVCQFFAYLEVGESGGSAFDLSDSSLWTLYERLRNSGAPLSMRKVSERSEIFPVFHDLFQRRETSQEKAAP, from the coding sequence ATTCACATTATTGACAGGCGCCTGAATCCAGGCGGCAAGAGTCTTGAGAACCGCCAGCGGTTCTTGCGTCGGGCCAAATCCCTGGTGCAGGGCGCCGTCAAGAAGACCTCGCAGGAACGCGACATCAAGGACGTCCTGGAGGGTGGTGAGGTCACGATCCCGCTCGACGGGATGCATGAGCCGCGTTTCCGCCGCGAAGGCGGAACGCGCGACATGGTGTTGCCCGGAAACAAGAAGTTCGTCGAGGGCGACTATCTGCAGCGTTCCGGCCAGGGCAGCGCCAAGGATTCCGGTCCCGGCGAAGGCGACAGCGAGGACGCCTTCCGCTTCGTGCTGAGCCGCGACGAATTCGTCGATCTCTTCCTCGACGACCTCGAGCTGCCGGATCTTGCCAAGCGCAAGATCGCGCAGACCGAGAGCGAGGGCATCCAGCGCGCCGGCTACACCACGTCGGGCTCGCCCGCCAACATCTCGGTGAGCCGGACGGTGAAGCTCGCGCTCGCCCGCCGCATCGCGCTCAAGCGTCCCCGCAAGGACGAGATCGAAGAGCTCGAAGCCGCAATCGCGGCATGCACCGACGAGGACGAGCGTGTGGTGCTTCTCGCCGAGCTGGAAAAGCTGATGGCGAAGACGAAGCGGATTCCGTTCATCGATCCGCTCGACATCCGCTACCGCCGCTTCGAGACGGTGCCGAAGCCGGTCGCGCAGGCCGTGATGTTCTGCCTGATGGACGTCTCCGGCTCGATGTCCGAGCACATGAAGGATCTCGCCAAACGCTTCTACATGCTGCTCTACGTGTTCCTGAAGCGCCGCTACAAGCACGTCGAGATCGTCTTCATCCGCCACACCGACCGCGCCGAGGAGGTGGACGAGCAGACCTTCTTCTACGGCCCGGCCTCCGGCGGCACGCTGGTCTCCAGCGCGCTCCAGGCGATGCACGACATCGTGCGCGAGCGCTTCAATCCATCGGACTGGAATATCTACGCAGCGCAGGCCTCCGACGGCGACAACTCCTATTCCGACGGCGAGCTCACTGGGCTTCTGCTGACCGACAAGATCCTGCCGGTCTGCCAGTTCTTTGCCTATCTCGAGGTCGGCGAGTCCGGCGGCAGCGCCTTCGATCTCTCCGACTCCTCGCTCTGGACCCTCTATGAGCGCCTGCGCAACAGCGGCGCACCGCTCTCGATGCGCAAGGTCAGCGAGCGCAGCGAGATCTTCCCGGTGTTCCACGACCTGTTCCAGCGCCGCGAAACCTCTCAGGAGAAAGCCGCTCCATGA